Proteins from a genomic interval of Rhipicephalus microplus isolate Deutch F79 unplaced genomic scaffold, USDA_Rmic scaffold_346, whole genome shotgun sequence:
- the LOC142793924 gene encoding BEN domain-containing protein 5-like, which translates to MYAVVRFLDDHDKRLHVIHVHDIEKFDPKDTSDYDNRFVYSAYWRDPVDDTNTGLYNTQVLMLAESEDDARAKMRAKRLVIPKIPMQETTSDDDPDELVESQTKRKKAERKKQKNDRANAKKNMYDEILKKNLEKAHSGRKPRAQPRKGTDTPSDSGSSDSDELCPKSEILQMKKKKDVWKARTKALVVKELEKDRDMWKLRAEELQHDNQFLKQQVASLQRSLESKLFKLAVEQDRVPCSRGMLSAHSETDEGESFVGNLLIMDNMACSERVLPPCSSTAVEPEERTSTVGGEKNTTHPGPNGDFIYMEDGSFHLTKGVTISGVCAKKIFGNKKATLVVKDAAHAIWGSNVLASRSVTGTVGSRKRALGEQPKQPLTPEKLLVVSETLKHWGQQKDVNTADTEKNLPRILAEKIQDLLKSKVRKQMFDDQAQ; encoded by the exons ATGTACGCTGTTGTTCGTTTCCTGGACGATCACGACAAACGGTTACACGTCATTCACGTGCATGACATCGAGAAGTTTGATCCCAAAGACACCAGCGACTACGACAACCGCTTTGTTTACAGCGCGTACTGGCGAGACCCCGTGGATGACACAAACACTGGTTTGTACAACACGCAAGTCTTGATGCTGGCAG AAAGCGAAGATGACGCCCGCGCGAAAATGCGGGCCAAGAGGTTGGTGATACCAAAAATACCTATGCAAGAAACGACGTCAGATGATGATCCTGATGAGCTCGTGGAGtcccaaacaaaaagaaaaaaggctgAAAGAAAG AAACAAAAGAACGACAGAGCAAATGCTAAAAAAAACATGTATGACGAAATTCTTAAAAAGAATCTGGAAAAAGCGCACTCTGGGCGTAAACCTAGAGCACAG CCAAGGAAAGGGACAGACACTCCGTCGGACAGCGGGTCCTCCGATAGTGATGAATTGTGCCCAAAAAGTGAAATTCttcaaatgaagaagaagaaagacgTGTGGAAGGCGAGAACGAAGGCGCTGGTGGTTAAAGAGCTTGAGAAGGACAGAGACATGTGGAAATTGCGTGCTGAGGAGCTGCAGCACGACAACCAGTTTCTAAAGCAGCAGGTTGCAAGCCTGCAGAGATCCCTTGAAAGCAAGCTTTTCAAGC TTGCAGTAGAACAAGACCGGGTGCCTTGCAGTCGGGGCATGTTGTCAG CACATTCTGAGACAGATGAAGGAGAAAGCTTCGTCGGAA ATCTGTTGATTATGGACAACATGGCCTGCAGTGAACGTGTTCTCC CACCGTGCTCATCTACTGCTGTAGAACCAGAGGAAAGGACAAGCACTGTTGGTGGAGAAAAGAACACTACACATCCAG GCCCAAATGGAGATTTCATTTATATGGAAGATGGCTCT TTCCATTTGACGAAAGGCGTAACAATAAGTGGTGtgtgtgcaaaaaaaatatttgggAACAAGAAGGCTACCTTGGTGGTGAAGGATGCTGCCCACGCTATATGGGGAAGCAACGTTCTTGCATCTAGGAGCGTCACAGGGACCGTTGGCTCCAGGAAGAGAGCATTGGGGGAGCAGCCCAAGCAGCCGCTGACACCGGAGAAACTTCTTGTTGTGTCAG AAACACTCAAGCACTGGGGACAGCAGAAAGACGTCAACACTGCTGACACGGAAAAAAATCTGCCCAGGATCCTGGCTGAGAAGATCCAAGATCTCCTGAAATCGAAAGTGCGCAAGCAGATGTTTGACGATCAAGCACAATAA